The following coding sequences lie in one Psychrilyobacter atlanticus DSM 19335 genomic window:
- a CDS encoding complex I 51 kDa subunit family protein, with the protein MVGTINNKFNIKMISENFGKYKYDEIDKYIELDGFSGLKVAFEKGKQHVIDELKISGLRGRGGAAFPTWQKWKGGLNELEQETFVICNADEGEPATFKDRELLSQDPYKVIEGLTISGYMRSAKTGTIYLREEYTYMKHQIEKAIELSRERGYLGKNILGTGFDFDIRVFSGAGAYVCGEGSALIESMEGKAGKPRLKAPRISSQGYLQMPTQSNNVESLAVAATILKMGASKYAEYGYGESVGTKLISICGNINKPAVYEIPFGITLREIIEEVAGGVENNKKVKFLQLGGVSGPLVPESLLDTRYTYEDLWDLDLGIGSGAILVADEDMSVIEYMKLANDFFHHESCGKCIPCREGVHAYKKIIDKLLNKTAKKSDIDYLLEIGTLMNETSFCGLGQTAATPVLKAIKYFKDELYTATID; encoded by the coding sequence ATGGTGGGAACAATAAATAATAAATTTAATATTAAGATGATCAGTGAAAATTTTGGAAAATATAAATATGATGAGATCGATAAATATATAGAGCTCGATGGATTTAGTGGGCTTAAAGTAGCTTTTGAAAAAGGAAAGCAACATGTTATAGATGAATTAAAAATCTCTGGTCTCCGTGGAAGAGGGGGAGCTGCTTTCCCTACCTGGCAAAAATGGAAGGGTGGACTCAATGAATTAGAGCAAGAAACTTTTGTTATATGTAATGCTGACGAAGGGGAACCAGCTACATTTAAAGACAGAGAACTCCTCTCACAAGATCCTTATAAAGTTATTGAAGGACTCACTATTTCCGGATATATGAGAAGTGCTAAAACTGGAACTATATATCTCAGAGAAGAGTATACATATATGAAGCATCAAATAGAAAAGGCTATTGAGTTATCTAGGGAAAGAGGATATTTAGGAAAAAATATCTTAGGAACAGGATTTGATTTTGATATCAGAGTATTTTCTGGAGCTGGAGCTTATGTATGTGGCGAAGGATCTGCTCTTATTGAATCTATGGAAGGAAAAGCAGGGAAACCCAGACTTAAAGCTCCTAGAATTAGTTCTCAAGGATATCTTCAAATGCCAACACAGTCTAATAATGTAGAAAGTTTAGCGGTAGCGGCTACTATTTTAAAGATGGGAGCTTCTAAATATGCTGAATATGGATATGGAGAAAGTGTTGGAACTAAATTAATCAGTATTTGTGGAAATATAAATAAACCTGCTGTATATGAGATACCATTTGGGATTACTCTCAGAGAGATTATCGAAGAGGTAGCTGGCGGCGTTGAAAACAATAAAAAAGTCAAGTTTTTACAACTTGGAGGAGTTTCTGGTCCATTGGTACCGGAAAGTTTGTTAGATACTAGATACACATATGAGGATCTTTGGGATCTAGATCTTGGGATAGGATCTGGTGCTATCTTAGTCGCTGATGAGGATATGTCTGTTATAGAATATATGAAATTAGCTAACGATTTCTTCCACCATGAATCTTGTGGAAAGTGTATTCCTTGCAGGGAAGGGGTCCATGCATATAAAAAAATAATAGATAAATTATTGAATAAAACTGCAAAAAAAAGTGATATAGATTATCTTTTAGAGATTGGAACTTTGATGAATGAAACTTCTTTCTGTGGGCTTGGTCAAACAGCAGCTACTCCTGTTTTAAAAGCTATCAAGTATTTTAAAGATGAACTATATACAGCAACAATTGATTAA